The Ictalurus punctatus breed USDA103 chromosome 9, Coco_2.0, whole genome shotgun sequence genome contains a region encoding:
- the mapkbp1 gene encoding mitogen-activated protein kinase-binding protein 1 isoform X1 encodes MTMENSTIKNRIKNLLRSPSIKLRRNKPRNNKENLENKVTLEKVLGITASGNRALACDPHSGLVAYPAGCVVVLLNPKKNKQYHILNNSRKTITTLAFSPDGKYVVTGESGHMPAVRVWDVVARTQVAELHEHKYGVACVAFSPNSKYIISVGYQHDMIVNVWAWKKNILVAANKVSSKVTAVSFSDDSSYFVTAGNRHVKFWYLDHTKASKVNATVPLLGRSGLLGELRNNFFSDVACGKGRKASSTFCITSSGLLCEFNDKRLLDKWVELRTGLATALFVTEDLIFCGCADGTVRAFNPVNLHFICTLPRPHSLGTDIATVTDASHLFAYKLDARYPDTVAVSYDPTNHWVSCVYNDHSLYVWDVRDLHKVGKVYSALYHSSCVWSVEMYPQNSEREQSCLTTGSFLSCSSDNTIRLWNTDGYSATVKRNVISNDLQKIIYIDNNVAALLDPDCTISSNSEKADPQTSENRTGIRTLCVSPDGQHLASGDRNGILRIHELQSMEEILNVQAHDSEILCLEYSKPETGLRLLATASRDRLIHVLDAEYEYGLVQTLDEHSSSITAVRFAENDGKIRMISCGADKSVYFRTAHKTDEGITFTRTHHIVRKTTLYDMDIDPLCKYAAIGCQDRSIRIFNISNGKQKKIYKGSQGEDGTLIKVQMDPSGMYVATSCSDKNINIFDFYTGECVATMFGHSGMNLQIVTGMKFTNDCKHLISVSGDSCIFVWRLNPELTISMKQRLSDIKQKSKPVQKSPPTKHHPVSTRREVHSASAIGTMSSDSDKEPEEEEGIEEEDEYNFRHLSSGSSTGDEAGSSEEKHDSVREMRNMSDSSPACENSGPRQRRRWCRRIGSTDLTVKSMLDLRQLESFAKSPVVNREPALHPDLDLGSTISLQTIAGWVEEPEVQVSPVPRGHARPQYISLLPQTPDIEAVVLYPQCCQDRVSLAGSEYQVKELAHEVRLAKGNSCPEKQSPDSACSMDYSNSRLSSSDQPGEDSEPTEPLSMDGNSSELDMEDLEEEEEESLRKTEICSSVPKIPDQEAFLKKNFANLSDFSTSGSPNSLQPIITDSVSISSKFLTGTSGCRQAFVSPSSKTTESKVSSELVQPLVSEVRPLMEDKKKSILRELQSPERPSVLHLTPEKKRIPVEISADSLAASTGMRKAQSIQNISSEADMSQTSTHPSKEVPPQPQHYERAPPSTLCHTLPGVPLSSPTSTQPRDCPTPTKSKPRSYMSPTTSSIAKMSRSVSMGDSLNVSELNEVPVGSDTHRGSVSDTSSLRSSSRSKASSPVVPLPSSFIGSPPRGAVIPTISGASTPNSSSKGIQAKLPSSGRPQLHLDITKPLPDKPSMASFSPNSKITKLGHKDVGNKTPVSVPPLPGPEQSDSSNMQPITCSVPTETRPPEQQELNTDQSEEPVKIWGKDTELEETQTKQSNQNQGGTVCLHSASRAQDSDASLSMASCKLAASELQSSFKKACHFYRMLSSSTDQRQEHQEMTQVLSEAFESVQAELNLLPHYIKSHSSSSSSSSVCVLGSGAGGVGEERTLALLEQYSQLLLRAVEKRMDGKV; translated from the exons GTGTGTGGTGGTTCTCCTGAACcccaagaagaataaacagtaTCATATTCTCAACAACTCCAG GAAAACAATCACCACTCTAGCTTTCTCACCAGATGGCAAATATGTGGTCACAGGAGAG AGTGGTCATATGCCAGCAGTGCGTGTGTGGGATGTGGTGGCGAGAACTCAGGTAGCAGAGCTACACGAGCATAAGTACGGCGTGGCCTGCGTAGCTTTCTCTCCCAACAGCAAGTACATCATCAGCGTGGGCTACCAGCATGACATGATCGTCAACGTCTGGGCCTGGAAG AAAAATATACTGGTGGCTGCCAACAAAGTCTCCAGTAAAGTGACGGCTGTGTCATTTTCAGATGACAGTTCCTACTTTGTCACAGCAGGGAACAGACATGTCAAGTTTTGGTACCTGGACCACACTAAGGCCTCCAAG GTCAATGCCACAGTGCCCTTACTGGGTCGTTCTGGGTTGCTGGGTGAGCTTAGGAACAACTTCTTCAGTGATGTGGCTTGTGGCAAGGGCCGGAAGGCCAGCAGCACTTTCTGCATCACCTCCTCAGGCCTGCTGTGTGAATTCAATGACAAGAGACTGCTGGATAAATGGGTAGAGCTTAGG ACTGGCTTAGCCACTGCATTGTTTGTCACTGAAGATCTGATATTCTGTGGCTGTGCTGATGGAACTGTGCGAGCTTTCAACCCGGTCAACCTGCACTTCATCTGCACTCTGCCTCGTCCACACAGCCTGGGCACGGACATTGCCACGGTCACTGACGCAAG CCATCTCTTTGCATACAAATTGGATGCTCGGTACCCTGACACAGTGGCTGTGTCATATGACCCTACCAACCACTGGGTGTCCTGTGTTTACAATGATCATAGCCTGTACGTCTGGGATGTTCGCGACCTCCACAAAGTGGGAAAAGTTTACTCTGCCCTGTATCACTCttcgtgtgtgtggagtgtggag ATGTACCCACagaacagtgagagagagcagtCTTGTCTCACAACAGGATCCTTCCTTAGCTGCTCTTCTGACAACACCATCCGCCTTTGGAACACAGATGGATACAGTGCCACAGTCAAGCGCAACGTCATAAGCAAT GATCttcaaaaaattatttatatagacAATAATGTTGCAGCTTTGTTGGACCCAGACTGCACCATCTCCAGCAATTCAGAGAAAGCCGATCCACAGACCTCTGAAAACAGGACTGGCATTAGGACCTTGTGTGTCAGCCCAGATGGTCAGCACCTGGCATCAGGGGACCGCAATGGAATACTAAG GATCCATGAGCTACAGAGTATGGAGGAGATCCTAAACGTGCAGGCCCACGACTCCGAGATCCTGTGTCTGGAGTATTCAAAGCCTGAGACAG GCTTGAGGCTCTTGGCCACAGCAAGCAGAGACAGGCTGATCCATGTTCTTGATGCTGAGTATGAGTATGGCCTGGTGCAGACACTTGATGAACATTCATCTTCCATCACTGCTGTGCGGTTTGCTG AAAATGATGGCAAAATCAGAATGATCAGTTGTGGTGCTGACAAAAGTGTTTACTTCCGCACAGCGCACAAG ACAGATGAAGGAATCACGTTTACACGCACCCACCATATTGTGAGGAAGACTACTCTGTATGATATGGATATTGACCCCCTGTGCAAGTATGCTGCTATTGGCTGCCAGGACCGCAGCATCAG GATCTTTAACATCAGCAATGGCAAACAGAAGAAAATATACAAGGGCTCTCAGGGGGAGGATGGCACACTCATTAAG GTCCAGATGGATCCGTCTGGGATGTACGTGGCTACCAGCTGCTCagacaaaaacataaacatttttGACTTCTACACTGGGGAGTGTGTAGCCACCATGTTTGGGCACTCCGGTATGAACTTAC AGATCGTCACAGGGATGAAGTTTACCAATGATTGCAAGCATCTGATATCCGTGTCAGGGGACAG CTGCATCTTTGTGTGGAGACTGAATCCAGAGCTGACCATCAGTATGAAACAAAGACTTTCTGATATTAAACAGAAGAGCAAACCTGTACAGAAAAGCCCCCCTACCAAACATCATCCTGTCAG CACTAGGAGAGAGGTGCACAGTGCTTCAGCTATAGGCACCATGTCCTCAGACAGTGATAAAGAgcctgaggaagaggagggtaTAGAAGAGGAGGATGAATACAATTTTCGTCACCTATCTTCTGGTAGCAGCACAGGAGATGAGGCTG GATCGTCAGAGGAGAAGCATGACTCAGTCCGAGAGATGAGAAAT ATGTCTGACAGCAGTCCAGCATGCGAGAACTCGGGCCCAAGGCAAAGGCGACGCTGGTGCAGGCGAATAGGCAGCACAGATTTGACGGTGAAGTCCATGCTGGACCTGAGGCAGCTGGAGTCCTTTGCTAAGTCCCCTGTTGTGAACCGAGAGCCTGCGCTGCATCCAGATCTGGATCTTGGCAGTACCATCAGCTTACAGACCATAGCTGGATGG GTGGAGGAGCCAGAAGTGCAGGTTTCGCCTGTCCCAAGAGGACACGCACGTCCTCAGTACATCTCACTGTTGCCTCAAACGCCAGACATAGAGGCTGTGGTGCTTTACCCTCAGTGCTGTCAGGACAGAGTGAGCCTGGCAGGCAG TGAGTACCAGGTCAAGGAGTTAGCTCATGAAGTGAGGTTGGCTAAAGGAAACTCCTGTCCTGAGAAACAGAGCCCTGACAGCGCATGTTCAATGGATTATTCCAACAGCCGTCTCTCCAGCTCGGATCAGCCTGGAGAAG ACTCGGAACCCACTGAGCCACTGAGCATGGATGGAAACTCATCTGAGCTGGACATGGAAGACttagaagaggaagaggaggagagccTGAGGAAGACTGAGATCTGTAGCTCTGTGCCTAAGATTCCAGACCAAGAAGCCTTCctcaaaaaaaactttgcaaacTTGTCAGACTTCAGCACCTCag GAAGTCCAAATTCTCTTCAGCCAATAATCACTGACAGTGTCAGCATCTCATCGAAGTTCCTTACTGGTACCAGTGGCTG CAGGCAGGCATTTGTTTCCCCTTCAAGCAAAACTACCGAGAGTAAGGTTTCCAGTGAATTGGTGCAGCCCCTGGTTTCTGAGGTGCGCCCTCTTAtggaggacaaaaaaaagagcatcCTGCGAGAACTCCAGAGCCCAGAGAGGCCTTCAGTTCTGCATTTAACCCCTGAGAAGAAACGCATCCCTGTAGAAATTTCTGCGGATTCTCTGGCTGCCTCAACTGGCATGAGGAAAGCTCAGTCCATTCAAAACATCTCTTCAGAGG CTGATATGAGCCAGACATCTACACATCCTTCTAAGGAGGTTCCCCCTCAGCCCCAGCATTACGAGCGTGCGCCACCATCCACACTGTGCCACACGCTTCCCGGTGTGCCTCTCTCCAGCCCAACATCTACCCAGCCCAGGGACTGCCCTACACCCACCAAGTCCAAGCCACGCTCGTACATGAGCCCCACCACCAGTTCCATAGCCAAGATGTCACGCTCCGTGTCCATGGGGGACAGCCTGAACGTGAGTGAGCTCAATGAAGTACCTGTAGGCTCAGACACCCACCGAGGCTCAGTATCAGACACTTCCAGCCTTCGCAGTTCTTCTCGCAGCAAAGCCTCATCTCCAGTAGTCCCACTGCCCTCTTCATTTATTGGCTCTCCCCCTCGTGGTGCGGTTATACCCACCATAAGCGGTGCCTCCACTCCGAACTCTTCTTCTAAAGGCATCCAGGCCAAATTACCCAGCAGTGGCCGTCCACAGCTACACCTGGACATCACGAAACCTCTCCCTGATAAGCCCTCCATGGCCTCCTTCTCTCCTAACAGTAAGATTACCAAGCTTGGCCACAAAGATGTAGGTAACAAGACTCCAGTAAGTGTACCCCCTCTGCCAGGACCAGAGCAGTCTGATTCCAGCAACATGCAGCCAATTACATGCTCAGTTCCTACTGAGACCAGGCCACCAGAGCAACAGGAGCTCAATACTGATCAGTCTGAAGAACCAGTGAAGATATGGGGAAAAGATACAGAGCTGGAGGAGACGCAGACCAAGCAATCAAACCAGAACCAGGGTGGCACAGTTTGTCTGCATTCAGCCAGTCGAGCCCAGGATTCAG ATGCATCTCTCAGTATGGCGTCATGTAAACTTGCAGCTAGTGAACTTCAAAGCAGTTTTAAAAAGGCCTGCCACTTCTACAGGATG CTGAGCAGTTCCACAGACCAGAGGCAGGAACATCAGGAGATGACTCAAGTGCTTTCTGAGGCATTTGAGTCAGTGCAGGCTGAGTTGAACTTGTTGCCACATTATATAAAAAGCCACTCGagctccagcagcagcagctcagtgtgtgtgctgGGCAGTGGGGCTGGTGGTGTGGGTGAGGAACGAACATTAGCACTGCTGGAGCAGTATTCACAGCTTCTCCTCAGAGCTGTGGAGAAGAGAATGGACGGCAAAGTCTGA
- the mapkbp1 gene encoding mitogen-activated protein kinase-binding protein 1 isoform X2 gives MTMENSTIKNRIKNLLRSPSIKLRRNKPRNNKENLENKVTLEKVLGITASGNRALACDPHSGLVAYPAGCVVVLLNPKKNKQYHILNNSRKTITTLAFSPDGKYVVTGESGHMPAVRVWDVVARTQVAELHEHKYGVACVAFSPNSKYIISVGYQHDMIVNVWAWKKNILVAANKVSSKVTAVSFSDDSSYFVTAGNRHVKFWYLDHTKASKVNATVPLLGRSGLLGELRNNFFSDVACGKGRKASSTFCITSSGLLCEFNDKRLLDKWVELRTGLATALFVTEDLIFCGCADGTVRAFNPVNLHFICTLPRPHSLGTDIATVTDASHLFAYKLDARYPDTVAVSYDPTNHWVSCVYNDHSLYVWDVRDLHKVGKVYSALYHSSCVWSVEMYPQNSEREQSCLTTGSFLSCSSDNTIRLWNTDGYSATVKRNVISNDLQKIIYIDNNVAALLDPDCTISSNSEKADPQTSENRTGIRTLCVSPDGQHLASGDRNGILRIHELQSMEEILNVQAHDSEILCLEYSKPETGLRLLATASRDRLIHVLDAEYEYGLVQTLDEHSSSITAVRFAENDGKIRMISCGADKSVYFRTAHKTDEGITFTRTHHIVRKTTLYDMDIDPLCKYAAIGCQDRSIRIFNISNGKQKKIYKGSQGEDGTLIKVQMDPSGMYVATSCSDKNINIFDFYTGECVATMFGHSGMNLQIVTGMKFTNDCKHLISVSGDSCIFVWRLNPELTISMKQRLSDIKQKSKPVQKSPPTKHHPVSTRREVHSASAIGTMSSDSDKEPEEEEGIEEEDEYNFRHLSSGSSTGDEAGSSEEKHDSVREMRNMSDSSPACENSGPRQRRRWCRRIGSTDLTVKSMLDLRQLESFAKSPVVNREPALHPDLDLGSTISLQTIAGWVEEPEVQVSPVPRGHARPQYISLLPQTPDIEAVVLYPQCCQDRVSLAGSEYQVKELAHEVRLAKGNSCPEKQSPDSACSMDYSNSRLSSSDQPGEDSEPTEPLSMDGNSSELDMEDLEEEEEESLRKTEICSSVPKIPDQEAFLKKNFANLSDFSTSGSPNSLQPIITDSVSISSKFLTGTSGWQAFVSPSSKTTESKVSSELVQPLVSEVRPLMEDKKKSILRELQSPERPSVLHLTPEKKRIPVEISADSLAASTGMRKAQSIQNISSEADMSQTSTHPSKEVPPQPQHYERAPPSTLCHTLPGVPLSSPTSTQPRDCPTPTKSKPRSYMSPTTSSIAKMSRSVSMGDSLNVSELNEVPVGSDTHRGSVSDTSSLRSSSRSKASSPVVPLPSSFIGSPPRGAVIPTISGASTPNSSSKGIQAKLPSSGRPQLHLDITKPLPDKPSMASFSPNSKITKLGHKDVGNKTPVSVPPLPGPEQSDSSNMQPITCSVPTETRPPEQQELNTDQSEEPVKIWGKDTELEETQTKQSNQNQGGTVCLHSASRAQDSDASLSMASCKLAASELQSSFKKACHFYRMLSSSTDQRQEHQEMTQVLSEAFESVQAELNLLPHYIKSHSSSSSSSSVCVLGSGAGGVGEERTLALLEQYSQLLLRAVEKRMDGKV, from the exons GTGTGTGGTGGTTCTCCTGAACcccaagaagaataaacagtaTCATATTCTCAACAACTCCAG GAAAACAATCACCACTCTAGCTTTCTCACCAGATGGCAAATATGTGGTCACAGGAGAG AGTGGTCATATGCCAGCAGTGCGTGTGTGGGATGTGGTGGCGAGAACTCAGGTAGCAGAGCTACACGAGCATAAGTACGGCGTGGCCTGCGTAGCTTTCTCTCCCAACAGCAAGTACATCATCAGCGTGGGCTACCAGCATGACATGATCGTCAACGTCTGGGCCTGGAAG AAAAATATACTGGTGGCTGCCAACAAAGTCTCCAGTAAAGTGACGGCTGTGTCATTTTCAGATGACAGTTCCTACTTTGTCACAGCAGGGAACAGACATGTCAAGTTTTGGTACCTGGACCACACTAAGGCCTCCAAG GTCAATGCCACAGTGCCCTTACTGGGTCGTTCTGGGTTGCTGGGTGAGCTTAGGAACAACTTCTTCAGTGATGTGGCTTGTGGCAAGGGCCGGAAGGCCAGCAGCACTTTCTGCATCACCTCCTCAGGCCTGCTGTGTGAATTCAATGACAAGAGACTGCTGGATAAATGGGTAGAGCTTAGG ACTGGCTTAGCCACTGCATTGTTTGTCACTGAAGATCTGATATTCTGTGGCTGTGCTGATGGAACTGTGCGAGCTTTCAACCCGGTCAACCTGCACTTCATCTGCACTCTGCCTCGTCCACACAGCCTGGGCACGGACATTGCCACGGTCACTGACGCAAG CCATCTCTTTGCATACAAATTGGATGCTCGGTACCCTGACACAGTGGCTGTGTCATATGACCCTACCAACCACTGGGTGTCCTGTGTTTACAATGATCATAGCCTGTACGTCTGGGATGTTCGCGACCTCCACAAAGTGGGAAAAGTTTACTCTGCCCTGTATCACTCttcgtgtgtgtggagtgtggag ATGTACCCACagaacagtgagagagagcagtCTTGTCTCACAACAGGATCCTTCCTTAGCTGCTCTTCTGACAACACCATCCGCCTTTGGAACACAGATGGATACAGTGCCACAGTCAAGCGCAACGTCATAAGCAAT GATCttcaaaaaattatttatatagacAATAATGTTGCAGCTTTGTTGGACCCAGACTGCACCATCTCCAGCAATTCAGAGAAAGCCGATCCACAGACCTCTGAAAACAGGACTGGCATTAGGACCTTGTGTGTCAGCCCAGATGGTCAGCACCTGGCATCAGGGGACCGCAATGGAATACTAAG GATCCATGAGCTACAGAGTATGGAGGAGATCCTAAACGTGCAGGCCCACGACTCCGAGATCCTGTGTCTGGAGTATTCAAAGCCTGAGACAG GCTTGAGGCTCTTGGCCACAGCAAGCAGAGACAGGCTGATCCATGTTCTTGATGCTGAGTATGAGTATGGCCTGGTGCAGACACTTGATGAACATTCATCTTCCATCACTGCTGTGCGGTTTGCTG AAAATGATGGCAAAATCAGAATGATCAGTTGTGGTGCTGACAAAAGTGTTTACTTCCGCACAGCGCACAAG ACAGATGAAGGAATCACGTTTACACGCACCCACCATATTGTGAGGAAGACTACTCTGTATGATATGGATATTGACCCCCTGTGCAAGTATGCTGCTATTGGCTGCCAGGACCGCAGCATCAG GATCTTTAACATCAGCAATGGCAAACAGAAGAAAATATACAAGGGCTCTCAGGGGGAGGATGGCACACTCATTAAG GTCCAGATGGATCCGTCTGGGATGTACGTGGCTACCAGCTGCTCagacaaaaacataaacatttttGACTTCTACACTGGGGAGTGTGTAGCCACCATGTTTGGGCACTCCGGTATGAACTTAC AGATCGTCACAGGGATGAAGTTTACCAATGATTGCAAGCATCTGATATCCGTGTCAGGGGACAG CTGCATCTTTGTGTGGAGACTGAATCCAGAGCTGACCATCAGTATGAAACAAAGACTTTCTGATATTAAACAGAAGAGCAAACCTGTACAGAAAAGCCCCCCTACCAAACATCATCCTGTCAG CACTAGGAGAGAGGTGCACAGTGCTTCAGCTATAGGCACCATGTCCTCAGACAGTGATAAAGAgcctgaggaagaggagggtaTAGAAGAGGAGGATGAATACAATTTTCGTCACCTATCTTCTGGTAGCAGCACAGGAGATGAGGCTG GATCGTCAGAGGAGAAGCATGACTCAGTCCGAGAGATGAGAAAT ATGTCTGACAGCAGTCCAGCATGCGAGAACTCGGGCCCAAGGCAAAGGCGACGCTGGTGCAGGCGAATAGGCAGCACAGATTTGACGGTGAAGTCCATGCTGGACCTGAGGCAGCTGGAGTCCTTTGCTAAGTCCCCTGTTGTGAACCGAGAGCCTGCGCTGCATCCAGATCTGGATCTTGGCAGTACCATCAGCTTACAGACCATAGCTGGATGG GTGGAGGAGCCAGAAGTGCAGGTTTCGCCTGTCCCAAGAGGACACGCACGTCCTCAGTACATCTCACTGTTGCCTCAAACGCCAGACATAGAGGCTGTGGTGCTTTACCCTCAGTGCTGTCAGGACAGAGTGAGCCTGGCAGGCAG TGAGTACCAGGTCAAGGAGTTAGCTCATGAAGTGAGGTTGGCTAAAGGAAACTCCTGTCCTGAGAAACAGAGCCCTGACAGCGCATGTTCAATGGATTATTCCAACAGCCGTCTCTCCAGCTCGGATCAGCCTGGAGAAG ACTCGGAACCCACTGAGCCACTGAGCATGGATGGAAACTCATCTGAGCTGGACATGGAAGACttagaagaggaagaggaggagagccTGAGGAAGACTGAGATCTGTAGCTCTGTGCCTAAGATTCCAGACCAAGAAGCCTTCctcaaaaaaaactttgcaaacTTGTCAGACTTCAGCACCTCag GAAGTCCAAATTCTCTTCAGCCAATAATCACTGACAGTGTCAGCATCTCATCGAAGTTCCTTACTGGTACCAGTGGCTG GCAGGCATTTGTTTCCCCTTCAAGCAAAACTACCGAGAGTAAGGTTTCCAGTGAATTGGTGCAGCCCCTGGTTTCTGAGGTGCGCCCTCTTAtggaggacaaaaaaaagagcatcCTGCGAGAACTCCAGAGCCCAGAGAGGCCTTCAGTTCTGCATTTAACCCCTGAGAAGAAACGCATCCCTGTAGAAATTTCTGCGGATTCTCTGGCTGCCTCAACTGGCATGAGGAAAGCTCAGTCCATTCAAAACATCTCTTCAGAGG CTGATATGAGCCAGACATCTACACATCCTTCTAAGGAGGTTCCCCCTCAGCCCCAGCATTACGAGCGTGCGCCACCATCCACACTGTGCCACACGCTTCCCGGTGTGCCTCTCTCCAGCCCAACATCTACCCAGCCCAGGGACTGCCCTACACCCACCAAGTCCAAGCCACGCTCGTACATGAGCCCCACCACCAGTTCCATAGCCAAGATGTCACGCTCCGTGTCCATGGGGGACAGCCTGAACGTGAGTGAGCTCAATGAAGTACCTGTAGGCTCAGACACCCACCGAGGCTCAGTATCAGACACTTCCAGCCTTCGCAGTTCTTCTCGCAGCAAAGCCTCATCTCCAGTAGTCCCACTGCCCTCTTCATTTATTGGCTCTCCCCCTCGTGGTGCGGTTATACCCACCATAAGCGGTGCCTCCACTCCGAACTCTTCTTCTAAAGGCATCCAGGCCAAATTACCCAGCAGTGGCCGTCCACAGCTACACCTGGACATCACGAAACCTCTCCCTGATAAGCCCTCCATGGCCTCCTTCTCTCCTAACAGTAAGATTACCAAGCTTGGCCACAAAGATGTAGGTAACAAGACTCCAGTAAGTGTACCCCCTCTGCCAGGACCAGAGCAGTCTGATTCCAGCAACATGCAGCCAATTACATGCTCAGTTCCTACTGAGACCAGGCCACCAGAGCAACAGGAGCTCAATACTGATCAGTCTGAAGAACCAGTGAAGATATGGGGAAAAGATACAGAGCTGGAGGAGACGCAGACCAAGCAATCAAACCAGAACCAGGGTGGCACAGTTTGTCTGCATTCAGCCAGTCGAGCCCAGGATTCAG ATGCATCTCTCAGTATGGCGTCATGTAAACTTGCAGCTAGTGAACTTCAAAGCAGTTTTAAAAAGGCCTGCCACTTCTACAGGATG CTGAGCAGTTCCACAGACCAGAGGCAGGAACATCAGGAGATGACTCAAGTGCTTTCTGAGGCATTTGAGTCAGTGCAGGCTGAGTTGAACTTGTTGCCACATTATATAAAAAGCCACTCGagctccagcagcagcagctcagtgtgtgtgctgGGCAGTGGGGCTGGTGGTGTGGGTGAGGAACGAACATTAGCACTGCTGGAGCAGTATTCACAGCTTCTCCTCAGAGCTGTGGAGAAGAGAATGGACGGCAAAGTCTGA